One window from the genome of Choloepus didactylus isolate mChoDid1 chromosome 2, mChoDid1.pri, whole genome shotgun sequence encodes:
- the MPL gene encoding thrombopoietin receptor isoform X2 has product MRKKQREKPRACPLSSQSVPPFGTRYICQFPAQDEVRLFFPLHLWVKNMFLNETLAQRVLFVDSVGLPAPPSIIKAKGGGQPGELQITWEAPAPEINDFLRHELRYGPKDPKNSTGPTVMQLLSTETCCPALQRPNPAPALDQSPCAWPKMPQQDGPEQTSTTREAPSLTVMGGSCLISGLQPGNSYWFQLRSQPDGVSLHGSWGSWSLPVTVDLPRDAVEIGLRCFTLDLKNVTCLWQQQDHASSQGFFYHSKARCCPSDRDLNWEKCEEEEKTKPGLQLPQFSRCHFRSQNDSVIHTLVEVTTAQGVVSSYLGSPFWIHHAVLIPTPKLHWREVSSGQLELEWQHPSSWAAQETSYQLRYTGDGHQDWKVLKPPLGAQGETLELRPRSRYRLQLRARLNGPSYQGPWSAWSDPVRVETASETAWISLVTALLLVLGLSALLGLLLLRWQFPEHYRSLRHALWPSLPDLHRVLGEYLRETAVLSPPKAAVLDAYEDVEPSLLEILPNSSERTSLPLCSSQAQMDYRGLQPSYLGTIPLSVSPSMAESGSCCTTHIANHSYLPLSCWQQP; this is encoded by the exons CGCTACATATGCCAGTTTCCAGCCCAGGATGAAGTACGCCTCTTCTTTCCGCTGCACCTCTGGGTGAAGAATATGTTCCTGAATGAGACTCTGGCTCAGCGGGTACTCTTTGTGGATAGTGTAG GCCTGCCAGCTCCCCCCAGTATCATCAAGGCCAAGGGCGGGGGCCAGCCAGGGGAACTTCAGATCACCTGGGAGGCCCCAGCTCCTGAAATCAATGATTTCCTGAGGCACGAGCTCCGCTATGGCCCCAAGGATCCCAAGAACTCCACTGGTCCCACAGTCATGCAGCTGCTCTCCACAGAAACCTGCTGCCCAGCTCTGCAGAGGCCAAACCCAGCCCCAGCTCTGGACCAGTCTCCATGTGCTTGGCCCAAAATGCCCCAACAGGATGGACCAGAACAGACCTCCACAACTAGAGAA GCACCATCTCTGACAGTGATGGGTGGAAGCTGCCTCATCTCAGGGCTCCAGCCTGGTAACTCCTACTGGTTCCAGCTGCGCAGTCAGCCTGATGGGGTCTCCCTCCATGGATCCTGGGGATCCTGGTCCCTACCTGTGACTGTAGACCTGCCCAGGGATGCAG TGGAAATTGGGCTGAGATGTTTCACCTTGGACCTGAAGAATGTTACCTGTCTGTGGCAGCAACAGGACCATGCTAGTTCCCAAGGCTTCTTCTACCACAGCAAGGCACGGTGTTGTCCCAGTGACAG GGACCTCAACTGGGAGAAGtgtgaagaggaagagaaaacaaagcCAGGATTGCAGCTCCCCCAGTTCTCCAGATGCCACTTCAGGTCACAAAATGACAGTGTTATTCACACCCTTGTGGAGGTGACCACAGCCCAGGGTGTGGTTTCCAGCTATCTGGGCTCCCCTTTCTGGATCCACCATGCTG TGCTCATCCCCACCCCAAAGTTGCACTGGAGGGAGGTCTCCAGCGGACAGTTGGAATTGGAGTGGCAGCACCCATCATCCTGGGCAGCCCAAGAGACCAGCTATCAGCTTCGATACACAGGAGATGGTCATCAGGACTGGAAG GTGCTGAAGCCGCCTCTCGGGGCCCAGGGAGAAACCTTGGAGCTGCGCCCTCGGTCTCGCTACCGTTTACAGCTGCGCGCCAGGCTTAACGGCCCCAGCTATCAAGGTCCCTGGAGCGCCTGGTCCGACCCTGTAAGGGTGGAGACTGCCTCCGAGACCG CCTGGATCTCCTTGGTGACCGCTCTACTCTTGGTGCTGGGCCTCAGCGCCCTCCTGGGCCTGCTGCTGCTGAGGTGGCAGTTTCCTGAGCACTACAG GAGCCTGAGGCATGCCTTATGGCCCTCACTTCCAGACCTGCACCGGGTCCTAGGCGAGTACCTTAGGGAGACTGCAGTCCTGAGTCCG cccaaggccgcAGTCTTAGATGCCTATGAGGACGTGGAACCCAGCCTCCTTGAAATTCTACCTAACTCCTCAGAGAGGACTTCCTTGCCCCTATGTTCCTCCCAGGCCCAGATGGACTACAGAGGACTTCAGCCTTCTTACCTGGGGACCATACCCTTGTCTGTGTCCCCATCCATGGCAGAGTCGGGTTCCTGCTGCACCACTCACATTGCCAACCATTCCTACCTACCACTAAGCTGTTGGCAGCAGCCCTGA
- the MPL gene encoding thrombopoietin receptor isoform X3: MFLNETLAQRVLFVDSVGLPAPPSIIKAKGGGQPGELQITWEAPAPEINDFLRHELRYGPKDPKNSTGPTVMQLLSTETCCPALQRPNPAPALDQSPCAWPKMPQQDGPEQTSTTREAPSLTVMGGSCLISGLQPGNSYWFQLRSQPDGVSLHGSWGSWSLPVTVDLPRDAVEIGLRCFTLDLKNVTCLWQQQDHASSQGFFYHSKARCCPSDRDLNWEKCEEEEKTKPGLQLPQFSRCHFRSQNDSVIHTLVEVTTAQGVVSSYLGSPFWIHHAVLIPTPKLHWREVSSGQLELEWQHPSSWAAQETSYQLRYTGDGHQDWKVLKPPLGAQGETLELRPRSRYRLQLRARLNGPSYQGPWSAWSDPVRVETASETAWISLVTALLLVLGLSALLGLLLLRWQFPEHYRSLRHALWPSLPDLHRVLGEYLRETAVLSPPKAAVLDAYEDVEPSLLEILPNSSERTSLPLCSSQAQMDYRGLQPSYLGTIPLSVSPSMAESGSCCTTHIANHSYLPLSCWQQP, encoded by the exons ATGTTCCTGAATGAGACTCTGGCTCAGCGGGTACTCTTTGTGGATAGTGTAG GCCTGCCAGCTCCCCCCAGTATCATCAAGGCCAAGGGCGGGGGCCAGCCAGGGGAACTTCAGATCACCTGGGAGGCCCCAGCTCCTGAAATCAATGATTTCCTGAGGCACGAGCTCCGCTATGGCCCCAAGGATCCCAAGAACTCCACTGGTCCCACAGTCATGCAGCTGCTCTCCACAGAAACCTGCTGCCCAGCTCTGCAGAGGCCAAACCCAGCCCCAGCTCTGGACCAGTCTCCATGTGCTTGGCCCAAAATGCCCCAACAGGATGGACCAGAACAGACCTCCACAACTAGAGAA GCACCATCTCTGACAGTGATGGGTGGAAGCTGCCTCATCTCAGGGCTCCAGCCTGGTAACTCCTACTGGTTCCAGCTGCGCAGTCAGCCTGATGGGGTCTCCCTCCATGGATCCTGGGGATCCTGGTCCCTACCTGTGACTGTAGACCTGCCCAGGGATGCAG TGGAAATTGGGCTGAGATGTTTCACCTTGGACCTGAAGAATGTTACCTGTCTGTGGCAGCAACAGGACCATGCTAGTTCCCAAGGCTTCTTCTACCACAGCAAGGCACGGTGTTGTCCCAGTGACAG GGACCTCAACTGGGAGAAGtgtgaagaggaagagaaaacaaagcCAGGATTGCAGCTCCCCCAGTTCTCCAGATGCCACTTCAGGTCACAAAATGACAGTGTTATTCACACCCTTGTGGAGGTGACCACAGCCCAGGGTGTGGTTTCCAGCTATCTGGGCTCCCCTTTCTGGATCCACCATGCTG TGCTCATCCCCACCCCAAAGTTGCACTGGAGGGAGGTCTCCAGCGGACAGTTGGAATTGGAGTGGCAGCACCCATCATCCTGGGCAGCCCAAGAGACCAGCTATCAGCTTCGATACACAGGAGATGGTCATCAGGACTGGAAG GTGCTGAAGCCGCCTCTCGGGGCCCAGGGAGAAACCTTGGAGCTGCGCCCTCGGTCTCGCTACCGTTTACAGCTGCGCGCCAGGCTTAACGGCCCCAGCTATCAAGGTCCCTGGAGCGCCTGGTCCGACCCTGTAAGGGTGGAGACTGCCTCCGAGACCG CCTGGATCTCCTTGGTGACCGCTCTACTCTTGGTGCTGGGCCTCAGCGCCCTCCTGGGCCTGCTGCTGCTGAGGTGGCAGTTTCCTGAGCACTACAG GAGCCTGAGGCATGCCTTATGGCCCTCACTTCCAGACCTGCACCGGGTCCTAGGCGAGTACCTTAGGGAGACTGCAGTCCTGAGTCCG cccaaggccgcAGTCTTAGATGCCTATGAGGACGTGGAACCCAGCCTCCTTGAAATTCTACCTAACTCCTCAGAGAGGACTTCCTTGCCCCTATGTTCCTCCCAGGCCCAGATGGACTACAGAGGACTTCAGCCTTCTTACCTGGGGACCATACCCTTGTCTGTGTCCCCATCCATGGCAGAGTCGGGTTCCTGCTGCACCACTCACATTGCCAACCATTCCTACCTACCACTAAGCTGTTGGCAGCAGCCCTGA